Proteins from one Oscillatoria sp. FACHB-1407 genomic window:
- a CDS encoding DNA-directed RNA polymerase subunit beta': protein MTEQQSNQQPEQAFVFRNQVIGKKQLRNLIAWAFTNYGTARTAQMADELKDLGFRFATRAGVSISIDDLQVPPSKRDLLEAAEEEIRTTETRYTRGEITEVERFQKVIDTWNGTSEELKDEVLRFFQANNPLNSVYMMSTSGARGNISQVRQLVGMRGLMADPQGEIIDLPIKTNFREGLTVTEYIISSYGARKGLVDTALRTADSGYLTRRLVDVSQDVIIRELDCGTDRGIPVRAMTDGERVLIPLKDRLLGRVAARDIVHPQTGEVMVARNEAISDEVAQKIGKAKIEEVIVRSPLTCEATRSVCQHCYGWSLAHATMVDLGEAVGIIAAQSIGEPGTQLTMRTFHTGGTFTGELVPQVRAPFDGVVQLKPKQFRSRPFRTRHGEDALIVEVTVDVTVEAGGKKESVSVPPGSILFAQDGKTVKSGQMLVEMPATGRVRKITEKATKDVASDLAGEVKFSDLAPEEKKDRQGNTTRIAQRGGLIWILSGEVYNLLPGAEPVIKNGDRVESNSILAETKLVTEHGGTVRIPQETEGKGGREVEIITASVTLGQARVYAESYQGREHYFIETQSNQRFSLIATPGTKVTNGQVVAELIDDRYRTQTGGIIKYSGIEVAKRGKAKEGYEVIQGGTILWIPEESHEVNKDISLLIVEDGQYVEAGTEVVKDIFCQSNGVVEVTQKNDILREIVIKPGDLHMIDNPDAVIGKDGTIVNPGQEVLPGITATDLRYVEYVETPEGPALLLRPVTEFSVPDEPSIPTQESSQEESGRSIKLRAVQRLRHKDGDRVKSVEGLELVRTQLVLEIDEDAPQLAADIELIPDEIDPETLRLQLVILESLVIRRDVAADQTQGSTNTRLLVKDGDQIAAGAVVARTEIQCKEAGEIRGIREGVEAVRRLLVVRDIDRLTYPLNGQTARVKVGDLLVAGTEIAPGTITDESGQVVDITDTEVVLRIARPYRVSAGAVLHINDGDLVQRGDNLVLLVFERTKTGDIIQGLPRIEELLEARKPKEACILAARPGTAQVVYGDDESVEVKVIENDGVVTEYPLGPGQNVLVLDGQEVGVGEPLTDGPANPHEILEVFYKTYRETLGTHEAALKSLQAVQTFLVNEVQSVYQSQGIEISDKHIEVIVRQMTSKARVDDGGDTTMLPGELVELYQVEQVNGAMSITGGAPADYTPVLLGITKASLNTDSFISAASFQETTRVLTEAAIEGKSDWLRGLKENVIIGRLIPAGTGFNAYEEPSNIDIDLSYEAGLYDDDVDLKDVVLDDRTARTYELEGGFDVFPPPDSLRRDGGDFTRPTTDFSRASYGNFSNDDDDDSYSPIIDDDDDFEDDIDDDDE, encoded by the coding sequence ATGACAGAGCAGCAATCAAATCAACAGCCTGAGCAGGCGTTTGTTTTTCGTAATCAGGTGATTGGCAAAAAGCAACTCCGTAACCTGATTGCTTGGGCGTTTACAAATTATGGAACAGCACGGACTGCTCAAATGGCAGACGAGCTAAAGGATTTAGGCTTCCGTTTTGCAACTCGTGCTGGAGTCTCCATTAGTATCGATGACTTACAGGTGCCTCCCAGCAAACGCGACTTGTTGGAAGCGGCTGAAGAAGAAATCCGCACGACTGAAACTCGCTACACTCGTGGCGAAATTACTGAAGTAGAACGCTTCCAAAAAGTAATTGATACCTGGAATGGAACGAGTGAAGAACTCAAAGATGAAGTTTTGCGCTTCTTCCAGGCAAACAACCCACTCAACTCGGTTTACATGATGTCAACCTCTGGAGCACGGGGGAACATCTCACAGGTACGCCAGTTGGTAGGGATGCGAGGGTTGATGGCTGACCCACAGGGGGAAATCATTGACTTACCGATTAAGACTAACTTCCGGGAAGGATTAACTGTCACCGAGTACATCATTTCGTCGTATGGTGCCCGTAAAGGTCTGGTAGATACCGCACTTCGTACAGCCGACTCTGGTTACTTAACCCGACGTTTAGTTGACGTATCTCAGGATGTCATTATTCGTGAACTCGATTGCGGCACAGACCGAGGCATCCCAGTTCGAGCAATGACGGACGGTGAGCGAGTGCTCATTCCCCTCAAAGACCGTCTACTGGGTCGAGTTGCGGCGCGTGATATTGTTCACCCTCAAACAGGAGAGGTGATGGTTGCCCGCAACGAAGCTATTTCAGATGAAGTGGCTCAAAAGATTGGCAAAGCGAAGATTGAAGAGGTTATCGTGCGATCGCCCCTGACCTGTGAGGCGACTCGTTCTGTATGTCAACACTGCTATGGCTGGAGCTTAGCTCATGCCACTATGGTTGACCTGGGTGAGGCTGTGGGTATCATTGCAGCTCAGTCGATTGGTGAACCCGGAACGCAGTTGACCATGCGGACGTTCCACACCGGGGGAACCTTTACGGGTGAGCTCGTACCTCAGGTGCGTGCCCCGTTTGATGGTGTCGTGCAGTTGAAACCCAAGCAATTCCGTTCTCGCCCCTTCCGAACTCGTCACGGGGAAGACGCCCTGATTGTAGAAGTAACCGTTGACGTGACGGTCGAAGCGGGAGGCAAGAAGGAATCCGTATCCGTTCCTCCCGGTTCCATTCTGTTTGCTCAGGATGGTAAAACGGTCAAATCAGGACAGATGCTGGTCGAAATGCCCGCGACAGGCCGTGTTCGGAAGATTACTGAGAAAGCAACCAAAGACGTAGCGTCTGACCTGGCTGGAGAAGTGAAATTCTCTGACCTTGCTCCTGAAGAGAAGAAAGACCGTCAAGGCAACACGACTCGGATCGCTCAACGGGGTGGCTTGATCTGGATTCTGTCAGGTGAAGTATATAACCTGCTCCCCGGCGCAGAGCCTGTTATTAAAAATGGCGATCGCGTTGAGAGCAACAGCATTCTGGCAGAAACCAAGTTAGTTACAGAACATGGTGGTACTGTCCGAATTCCTCAAGAAACTGAAGGCAAAGGCGGGCGTGAAGTTGAAATCATCACCGCCTCTGTCACTCTGGGGCAAGCACGAGTCTATGCCGAGAGCTATCAAGGGCGCGAACACTACTTCATTGAAACTCAGAGCAATCAGCGTTTCTCTTTGATCGCGACCCCAGGAACCAAAGTTACTAATGGACAAGTCGTTGCTGAGTTGATTGACGATCGCTACCGCACTCAAACCGGAGGCATCATCAAATACTCTGGCATCGAGGTTGCCAAACGCGGTAAGGCAAAGGAAGGCTATGAGGTGATTCAGGGAGGCACAATTCTGTGGATTCCTGAGGAGTCTCATGAGGTGAATAAGGACATCTCACTGCTGATCGTTGAGGACGGTCAATATGTTGAAGCAGGCACAGAAGTAGTTAAAGACATCTTCTGTCAAAGCAATGGAGTTGTCGAAGTCACTCAAAAGAACGACATTCTCCGTGAGATTGTCATCAAACCTGGCGATCTGCACATGATCGACAATCCCGATGCAGTTATTGGCAAGGACGGCACGATCGTTAACCCCGGTCAGGAAGTTCTACCGGGAATCACTGCAACCGACCTGCGTTATGTTGAGTACGTCGAAACCCCCGAAGGACCTGCTCTTCTGCTGCGCCCTGTGACCGAGTTCTCAGTTCCTGATGAACCGTCAATTCCGACTCAAGAGTCGAGCCAGGAGGAATCAGGTCGTTCTATCAAGCTCAGAGCGGTGCAACGGTTACGCCACAAAGATGGCGATCGCGTCAAATCAGTCGAGGGGCTGGAACTCGTCCGTACCCAACTCGTTCTCGAAATCGATGAAGATGCGCCCCAACTTGCTGCTGACATCGAATTGATTCCAGATGAAATTGACCCAGAAACCCTGCGGTTACAGTTGGTTATTCTTGAATCACTGGTCATTCGTCGGGACGTAGCAGCTGACCAAACTCAAGGCAGCACAAACACCCGCCTTCTTGTCAAAGATGGCGATCAAATTGCAGCTGGCGCGGTTGTTGCTCGCACCGAAATTCAGTGTAAAGAAGCTGGTGAAATTCGAGGTATCCGTGAGGGAGTGGAAGCCGTTCGACGGTTGCTGGTTGTGCGCGACATCGATCGCCTCACCTACCCATTAAATGGGCAAACTGCCAGAGTAAAAGTCGGTGATCTGCTGGTCGCAGGAACCGAGATTGCTCCCGGAACCATAACAGATGAGTCCGGTCAAGTTGTAGACATAACAGACACTGAAGTTGTTCTGCGAATTGCCCGACCTTATCGTGTATCGGCAGGGGCGGTTCTTCATATCAACGATGGAGACTTGGTACAACGGGGTGACAACCTGGTATTGCTCGTGTTCGAGCGCACCAAAACTGGAGACATCATCCAGGGTCTACCCCGGATTGAAGAACTACTCGAAGCCCGCAAACCCAAAGAGGCTTGTATCCTCGCGGCAAGACCCGGCACAGCACAGGTAGTTTATGGGGATGACGAGTCTGTCGAAGTCAAGGTGATCGAAAACGATGGCGTCGTCACAGAGTATCCTCTCGGTCCTGGACAAAACGTGTTGGTGTTAGATGGCCAAGAAGTCGGCGTTGGAGAGCCTTTAACTGATGGTCCAGCCAATCCTCATGAGATCCTGGAGGTTTTCTACAAAACATACCGAGAAACCCTTGGTACTCATGAAGCAGCTCTCAAGAGCTTGCAAGCCGTACAAACCTTCCTGGTCAACGAGGTTCAGTCTGTTTACCAATCTCAAGGCATTGAGATCTCCGACAAGCACATTGAAGTGATTGTGCGTCAGATGACGTCAAAAGCTCGTGTGGACGATGGTGGTGACACGACTATGTTGCCTGGTGAGTTGGTTGAACTCTATCAGGTCGAACAGGTGAATGGAGCCATGTCGATTACCGGAGGCGCACCTGCTGACTATACACCTGTCTTGTTGGGGATTACCAAAGCATCGCTGAACACAGACAGCTTTATCTCAGCGGCTAGTTTCCAGGAGACGACACGGGTTCTTACGGAGGCAGCGATCGAAGGTAAGTCTGACTGGTTGCGTGGTCTCAAAGAGAATGTCATCATCGGTCGTTTGATTCCGGCGGGGACAGGCTTTAATGCCTACGAAGAACCCAGCAACATCGATATTGATCTCAGCTACGAAGCAGGTCTATACGACGATGATGTCGATCTGAAGGATGTTGTCCTTGATGATCGCACCGCTCGTACCTATGAACTAGAGGGCGGTTTTGACGTCTTCCCGCCACCTGATTCCTTGCGTCGAGATGGAGGAGACTTTACTCGTCCTACCACAGACTTTAGTCGAGCTAGTTACGGTAACTTCTCTAATGATGATGACGATGATTCTTATTCGCCCATCATTGATGATGATGACGATTTTGAAGACGATATTGACGATGACGATGAATAA
- a CDS encoding DNA-directed RNA polymerase subunit gamma has product MPKLEQRFDYVKIGLASPERIRQWGERTLPNGMVVGEVTKPETINYRTLKPEMDGLFCERIFGPAKDWECHCGKYKRVRHRGIVCERCGVEVTESRVRRHRMGYIKLAAPVAHVWYLKGIPSYMAILLDMPLRDVEQIVYFNAYVVLNPGNADNLTYKQLLTEDQWIEIEDQLYSEDSQLTGVEVGIGAEALQRLLQDLDLEKEAEQLREEIATAKGQKRAKLIKRLRVIDNFIATQSKPEWMVLSVIPVIPPDLRPMVQLDGGRFATSDLNDLYRRVINRNNRLARLQEILAPEIIVRNEKRMLQEAVDALIDNGRRGRTVVGANNRPLKSLSDIIEGKQGRFRQNLLGKRVDYSGRSVIVVGPKLKIHQCGLPKEMAIELFQPFVIHRLIRQGLVNNIKAAKKLIQRNDPSVWDVLEEVIDGHPVLLNRAPTLHRLGIQAFEPILVEGRAIQLHPLVCPAFNADFDGDQMAVHVPLSLEAQAEARLLMLASNNILSPATGRPIVTPSQDMVLGCYYLTAHNPTPQNGESKFFVSMDDAIAAYESGKVSLHAYVWVRFNGQIEHDEPEAEPLYVHDTDLFTIALQEDDPVVSRGDVVTPNTEIAPGIVVSEMGQVVQITESQVVLRPIRPQAPASNSVEVTKVYLGAKSGRPMRLVREDNNGNPISQYIRTTPGRVIYNKAIQNALVG; this is encoded by the coding sequence ATGCCGAAGCTAGAACAGCGATTTGACTACGTCAAGATTGGACTGGCATCTCCAGAGCGGATTCGCCAATGGGGTGAACGAACCCTACCCAATGGTATGGTCGTGGGTGAAGTCACGAAACCAGAAACCATCAACTACCGGACGTTAAAACCGGAGATGGATGGTTTGTTCTGTGAGCGAATTTTTGGACCTGCCAAGGATTGGGAGTGTCACTGCGGCAAATACAAGCGAGTTCGGCACCGGGGTATTGTTTGCGAACGCTGTGGAGTTGAGGTAACTGAGTCACGGGTTCGTCGGCACCGGATGGGCTACATTAAGCTAGCGGCTCCTGTGGCTCATGTTTGGTATCTCAAAGGCATCCCCAGCTACATGGCGATTTTGTTAGACATGCCACTGCGGGATGTTGAGCAGATTGTCTATTTCAACGCCTACGTAGTTCTCAATCCCGGTAACGCAGACAATCTTACTTATAAGCAACTGCTGACAGAAGACCAATGGATTGAAATTGAAGATCAGCTCTATAGCGAAGACTCTCAACTTACTGGAGTTGAGGTTGGGATCGGGGCTGAAGCACTGCAACGCCTGCTGCAAGATTTAGATCTGGAGAAAGAAGCCGAGCAATTGCGTGAGGAAATTGCCACTGCAAAAGGGCAAAAACGGGCAAAGCTGATTAAGCGATTGCGGGTAATTGATAACTTTATTGCAACCCAGTCTAAGCCAGAGTGGATGGTGCTGTCGGTGATCCCAGTCATTCCACCTGATCTGCGCCCAATGGTGCAGTTGGATGGGGGTCGTTTTGCTACGTCTGACTTGAACGATTTGTATCGTCGGGTGATCAACCGGAACAACCGACTTGCACGATTGCAGGAAATCTTGGCACCGGAAATTATCGTCCGTAACGAGAAGCGGATGTTGCAGGAAGCGGTAGACGCACTGATTGATAACGGTCGTCGCGGTCGAACTGTCGTTGGAGCGAATAACCGTCCTCTGAAGTCGCTCTCTGACATTATCGAAGGGAAGCAGGGGCGTTTTCGTCAGAACCTGTTGGGTAAACGGGTTGACTACTCTGGACGTTCTGTGATCGTGGTGGGTCCAAAACTCAAGATTCACCAGTGCGGTTTGCCCAAAGAGATGGCGATCGAACTGTTTCAGCCTTTTGTGATTCATCGTTTGATTCGTCAAGGGTTAGTCAACAATATCAAAGCAGCGAAAAAACTGATTCAACGCAATGATCCCAGTGTTTGGGACGTGTTGGAGGAAGTGATTGACGGACACCCTGTGTTGCTGAACCGTGCTCCAACCCTACACCGTTTGGGGATTCAAGCCTTTGAACCCATTCTGGTAGAAGGACGAGCGATCCAATTGCACCCATTGGTTTGCCCTGCGTTTAACGCTGACTTTGATGGTGACCAGATGGCGGTTCACGTTCCGTTGTCCTTGGAAGCTCAAGCAGAAGCCCGGTTGCTGATGCTGGCATCCAATAACATCCTCTCCCCTGCAACGGGTAGACCGATTGTTACCCCAAGCCAGGACATGGTATTGGGCTGTTATTACTTGACTGCGCACAACCCTACTCCTCAAAACGGAGAGAGCAAGTTCTTCGTTAGCATGGACGATGCGATCGCCGCTTACGAATCAGGAAAAGTGAGCCTTCATGCCTATGTCTGGGTACGGTTCAACGGGCAAATTGAACACGATGAGCCAGAAGCAGAACCGCTCTACGTCCATGACACCGATTTGTTTACCATTGCTCTCCAGGAAGATGATCCCGTTGTCAGTCGAGGTGATGTTGTTACTCCCAACACCGAGATTGCTCCCGGCATCGTTGTTTCTGAGATGGGTCAGGTTGTTCAGATTACTGAATCTCAGGTTGTGCTTCGACCGATCCGCCCTCAAGCACCCGCTTCTAACTCGGTTGAAGTGACCAAGGTGTATCTCGGAGCTAAAAGTGGTAGACCAATGCGCTTGGTACGTGAAGACAATAACGGTAACCCCATCTCCCAATACATCCGCACGACCCCTGGTCGCGTGATCTACAACAAAGCCATTCAAAATGCCTTAGTGGGCTAA